The genomic segment gtgttgctctgctgtctgtgtaTTTCATTGTTATTTGTTCCTCAAATGTTCTCTGTCTCTGATCAGAGCTGGTCCACTGTGGGCGGAAACTTAAGGATGAACTAACACTGGATGCCAGCGGGATTCAACCGGGATCCACCGTGCACATCCTCAAAAAGACCTGGCCAGAGCCAGAGAGcaatgcaggtgtgtgtgttttatatgttaGGAAACTTGAAATGAAGCTGTATTACAAGTGAAACTGAAAGTCTGATTGTGAACATGTGAGTGCTCTTTGTTCTCCAGAGCCCGTGAACAGAGCAACTGCGGCCAGGGAGTTCAGGGTGTTTCATGCGGCTCTTCACTCTCTCAACTCGGCCTACAGAGACTCAGTGAGTAGAAGACGCACATAGGGACTTTGTTTTTACTACTGTTGTATTGTAGTACTGTTGTGCTAAAGAGTTATGGTGGCTGTTgctcaggaggtagagaggGTTGTCCAACTGATCGGAGGGTTAATGTGGCAAGTGTTGTCTTGAATATAAATACAAGTCAATTTACCTTTTTAGCTCATGGTAGTCAATGTCAGGAAACTCAATTATGAGTCTTCCATCCACTGCTTTTTAAGATTTCTCTGTAAGCATTTTGGTGAAATATTCAAGGCTTGCATTATGTTATTAAGCTGAAGAGCATGGGTTTAAACCTTGTGCACATTgatttattcagatgttcaggACTGGCTTCTTAAAGATCCCATCCAGTGATGTATTAAGACACGCATACAGATAGTCTGCTTGGAACAATAATGTGTGTCAGAGATTCCCACAGTAAAATCCTGAATAATCTACTCATTCCgtgtcattaaaaaaatgctGTTCACTTCACACAACTAAAGTTTTCCTGCTGGACAGAAGATGTGTCCGACTTTACTGTTAAGTCCATTCGTTGTGCACTGACAGCAGCAAGTTTCAAGACGGACTCTTAAAAGTCCCAATCGGACGAGGATTTTCCCTTTCAAACTAGTTGTGATGTCACTAATCTGGCTTGTAGGCCTGCTTCTTAAAATCCGATTTTCATCAAGCGCAGAGAAAACGTACACTTTCAGCagctgaatgtgaaaacagccttatTGTGACAAACATGCACATGCTTCACGTTGGCTACATTTATATGCACacaatatttagtttttgtcCTTATTCCAATAAAGACAATACTCCAAACTGTTCACATGgctaatgaaaatgaatattcCACTGATATTCTGATATTCTGACACTGATGGTGTGTTTACATACACTGATTACATTTGCAGAATGCAGGAATGCAGTGGTGTCTGCACTGTACTCATTTTCTGACACACTTACCTTGGATCTGGAGACTATTTGATTTGAGTTATGGATTGTGTTTACAGCTCTTCACTTCTGACTGGATCACTCTAGATGCATTACAGTGCAACATGGGAACTGGACCTTGGGCAGCTAAATATTACCCTCAAGGGGAACAGGAGGGTTCAGTTATTATAAGCTGATAGCTTTCCATGGCATGAATCACTTTTAGAATAACAACCTCGGCTTGAGTAATCAGATAGGAATAGGCTTATACTTCAGTATGAATTACTCCCTTGTGCTTATTGATCTGTTGATATTGGCACAGATGGAGATGGTTGTCAGTACCAGATGGGGTCAGTTAACAAACCATGTAAatcagaacaacaacagcactcaaataacattttattcttcGTTCTGATCTGTCATGGAATCGTTAAAAGTAAGATAACGCTTAATTTATTCTGAAGGAAATTCTTGTGGCTGAGAGTGGTCCAGGAAACATTCACAGTACAAGCAGTAACAGGTCAGGGTCACACACTGGGCCCAGTTTATATGATATTAGTGAAATATACagaatatacaaaatataaGTGTGTTAGTGGAACAAACCGGTGCCTAATTGAATGACAATGTAAGTAAGATGGAGAAAGTTAAGCACaagactaaaataaaaatgtactaaaatagTTGCATTGGcagttaaaaaacacacacaatactaACGTTATATTGTACATGACAATTATAATGAGAAGTATCATTACACAGGATATTGAGAGGAGATATTGTGCGTAATGTTGAAAAGGAGTATTGCACATGTTGGgtggggataaaaaaaaaaaaaaaaaaaaaggtattttattCACATAATAATTTATTTGTGGACTGATACAAAGATGATACGGAAACCAGACACCAGAATCAACCAGAGGTTTGCAGAGAACGACTAGAATGTATATCAGGAGTGACTCACACCACCTTATATCAAATCTGCAATGCACATCAATCTTGCATGTAGTTAAAGATATATTGATTTAGTGTAATAGTTTCTCATTCAGTGTTGTTTGAATACATGAACAGATAACTGGCTGCGACTATTCCTGCAACTAGGTCACTGCTTTTTATACCACTGTTGCTACATTAACAAACGGGACTTTCTGTCTTCCCCCTCCACACTTAGGTCTATAAAATGCTGACAAACAAAGAGTCTCTGGATCAGATCATCGTGGCGACACCAGGGCTCAGGTCCGACCCAGTTGCCCTCGGTGAGACCTGCTGAGTTTAATAAACACTGTCATGCCATCTCAATACACCATGCTAATATGCAAATCGTATCATTTCCTCTAACTCTGTGTTTACCTGTGCAGGGGTGCTCCAAGACAAAGACCTCTTTGTGCAGTTCACAGACCCGAACATGCtggatgtgtgagtgtgttttttttttttttattgctttcgTATTTGCTCTGACATCACGCACGATGAGTGAGAACAGTAGAGACGCACAACTGCAAAGTCATTCAAATTGACATCTGTTCTGCTCTGGTTGGTTTCATAGATTGATCAGTTCACACCCAGCCCTCGTCAACGCCATCATCTTGGTCCTGCACTCCGTGGCAGGCAGCATGCCCGCGCAGTCCAGCGCCAGCTCCTCTCGCAACGTCTCTGCCAGTTCCTACAGTGATATGCCTGGTGAGCATATGAAGGATGGTGCAGGAAACACAGGCAGTTTACAGCGAACAAATGAGTATCACTAATAGTTAGACATAATTTCTATTGACAATAAGAGATGCAATGATTAACCGATTAGGCGTCAACTATGAAATGTACtgccaactgttttgataatcaattaatcagtttaatgtgaatattttctggtttccttACTCATCTGTTACAGTCAACTGAGTATCTTTGAGTTGTTGACAAATCAAGACATCTTAGGGCATCATCTTGGATTtagggaaacactgatcgacatttttcatacattttttgtacgttttacagaccaaacaactaGTGGAGttattgagaaaataatccACCGATATGTCTCATCGTCATTGATGGCCAACTAGACAAGCTCTGAATATTGAAACAACCGAACTGAGGCAGACActagttttaatattttaatcaaATGCATACACAGGTTacagtttgtcatgttttcatcCCAAACATACAAATAATGATCTTTCTCTGGCAGGAGGCTTCATGTTTGAAGGCATGTCCGACGACGAGGAAGACTTCCAGTCGGTGAGTCTGCACATCAGATCTCGTGCACAGGCAGACTGACGGTTCCCAGGGGGCCTgattgtatttctgtgtgtctaAATGTGTGTGACAGGGGAGCCCAGCGGGTCCCTCCAGCAGAGCAGGAGGCTCAGCAGGAATGCGTCCAGTGTCTCTGAGTCACAGTGGCGCGACGGGCCCTCGACCAATAACGCAGAGCGAGCTGGCGACGGCTTTGGCCCTCGCCAGCACACCTGACAGCAGCGCCGTCACTCCAACAACGTCAAGCCAGGTCAGATTTATTTACACCAGGAAACCGATTCAAATCtaagaaagacatttttgtctattaaaaacatgatctttGCAACAAAGCCCTGCTACATTACAGCAGATTCACACATTtatcttttgttgttcttttctgtcATTCTGTGTGTGGTTTAGGCGGACCCCTCCAGTAGTGTAGCCCCCATGCCAGCAGGGACCCCAGTCAGTAACGATCTCTTCAGTCAGGCTCTGCAGCAAGCTCTGCAAGCCTCCAACATGTCCGCTCTGCAGGTGAGACTGACTGAATCCCACATATTCAATTCCCCGGAGGAAATGTACTTTATGAATATCAAATAACTGCTCTGTTTATTCTGTATATGCTGTGGTATCAGTTTaatgtctcctctgcagctgaaAAGCTGTTTATGATCTGTGCTTTAGACTCTGGTCCTCGGTCTGAAGAGTCATTcagtgaatgtgtttttgttgtgtcagGGCCGCTGGCAGTCCCAGATGCAGCAGCTCAGGGACATGGGGATCCAGGATGAGGAGCTGATGCTGAGGGCGCTGCAGGCCACAGATGGTGACATCCAGGCTGCCCTGGAGCTCATATTTGCTGGAGGCCCAGGGCTCTGAGCTCGTTACCCCATGGACAAAAAAGCTTTtcatagaggaggaagaggcttGTCATGCTGCCAAGGAATGATAAATGATGGCTGTAGACATActatatatatagtttttttaaCCTATGTACCACATTTACAAACAGTTCGTTTCAACTGAGCCGTCATGACAGCCTTTTTCTTATGGATGTTACTAGACctcaattttaaaataaatgtaattatgcTGACCTCATCAACTCCTGAGCCCCTGTCAATGTTATTTCATAGGCGACtgatttatgattttatttatgtatttaactTTGCTGAAACGCTGGCGAGGTCACCTTAGAATGTTCGGATTTCATTCTTCTTTTCTACCGCTGCGTTATCGTGCAAGCACTTTTAACCTTCCTGCATCTAACGTCGTCTGCTCAGCATATGCATTCCCCCCGTTCGCCCACTAGATGGCAATGCAGTAGTTTATTTCCACCCAGCTGTGACTGATTGTCATCCCAGCAGTCTTGCAGCTTggtatttgctttttttttttcatcctctgcTAAATTTAAAATCATGTTCTTGATCTGCCCTCTGTTTTGCCCGAGCTTGAgaaatggttgtttttcttttgtgtctgCGAGCTTTCATTTCTCACAGTAATTCGCCGGTGCTGCAGCGATAAGGTGAAGGGCTTTATTAGCATCCCCTCTACGTTCCCCCTCCCGGCCTTATTACACAGGGCTACATTTGCTTTGTCTAGTTGTCTCCCATCAGGGTATTTTAGGGGAGGACATATTgaacacccccacacacacacacacacacacacacacacaccctcctccctccactaCCTACTGTTCTCCATCTACAGTAATTGCCCTGCTTAGTTTTATTACTGCATCTGTGAATGTGACAGCTCAATCAGTGGATTGCCCTTTCATGAGCGCAGCACCCAAACAGCGCTTTGTGTCCGTCTGTCCCCATTACCATTTTATATGCACGCGCACCTGCGGGCAATTTCCACCTCCAACTGCCTCCAAGGGTATTTTAAAAGTGAAGCATTCGCGCTGCGCTGAAGGGAGCGGCGTCGCAGCTTCAGCCAAACACAACAGTGACTAAAAGTGTCATCGACTTTCCTGCGaaattattttggaaaaaaaaaaaaagtcgacGGTTGTTCTCACCCAGATGAAATGGTTTAATTTGAAGCCGACGCTGAATGGCTTTTACAATGATTTTCGTTTAGACTTGTCGCCgtgtgcttttgttttgctcGTGAAGTCAGATGTGGAATCcgcagccattttttttttttttttcccagctgcCATCACAGGGCCTGATAACCGCAGCCTTGAGTTCAACTTTGACAATCCACGGTGGGAAATCGTGTGGAGTTGTCATGGAGACACTCGACGGCGCGTGAAATGCCGTCGCACGTACGCCGTAGAAGACCAGTTATTGCACCATGTGTAGGCACCTTTTGTTGTCGGCCTTGAGAGAGGCATCGGCTGCGCGGTAATCTCTCAGGACCCCGCCTGATATTAAACCCTCGACATCCAGCTGGATGTCATAAGAGTGCTCAAATTACAACTCGGGGGGGTATGAGCTGAACCCTTTCATCAGCTCTCCGCCGATGTAAGCCATCCTAGGAACACCGAAAGAGTGTATTTAATCCACCGAAATTATAGGAATGAAGATGATGTTGTCATGGCAGCGAGTCCCAACACATAATTGCGAGGGAGAGGTGAAGCTGAAGAAGCAAGCTGTTCTCTCCGCTTCTGTCTCGCGCCTGCGCTTCCACCTGCGGTCAAAGAGGTTTCGAACAGGTGTGAAGGTGTGTCACGCTGCTCTCTGcttgttcttttttaattttaacacacacaaaaaaagcctcctCTGAGCAGGAACGGGAAATGGCAGCGACAAACTAGAAAAGATGCCCTCCTAACGAAGGAATCAAGCCCCGGAGCTTTTGAAGCTGGCACAGATCTGCCCAATTACTCCCACAGTGACCCGGGATTCAGGTAATGAGCGAGGTTTTGCACCGTCTCATTATGGGCAATATGTTAAGCCAATAGAAATCACCAACGCCAGACCTTTTGAAACGGTGTAAAAGCCCCCTCTAATCAAGTCTTCACAGACAAGAAGAACAATACCAACTCCATTCTCTCCAGATGAAATCCTCCGACGtgccagaggagagaggaaggatggAGTTGGTATAATGCCCTCCATCCGCTTTTGTCTTGCTGAAAGGAGGCAACCCACGTGTTATTAACATAAGGTCTGTTACCTGAGATTGCTTTCTGCCCGGCGTGACTGAGCGGAATATGAAATGAGGGTTTCTGATGGACGCCAAGGCCATTTTATCCCCTCATGGCCCATTCATTGCTTTCAGGCCATGCTTTTATTCTtcccctcttctcttttttttttccgccacTCTTTTCTGTCCACAAAAGCTTCTTTGATGCATTTCATCCCAGGTGCTTTAACCCTTGATGGAGCTTCTCTGGAGGAGAACAGAGCCGctgcagcagagggagagacaaagatCGAGCACAAACCAGTGGAGGGAAACTTAAAATAGCAGCTTCACTCTCCGTGCTGTCTGAGGATGTGGATTTGATTCAGTCGGCtgagatgaaagaaaaacttCTGTTAAATGCAAAGTGACTTTTGAAAGGGAAATTTTCAGAGTTAATTCTCGTCATAAACGTATGGAAGCCCTGAGGCACGTGAAGACATTGTTTCatctggtgatccattttctaagtCTGAGCTAATTGTTTGCTCTCCGGTGTTTGTGACTTCAGTATGGAAACCCTGAGCGGCAGGTGAAGaatttttcttttgatgatCCATTCAGTAAATCTGATgagatttctttctctttttttcccttgtgtGAACCtgagtgggttttttttttcaagtttttttatATGTGTGATGTGTAACCtgattgaaaagaaaaatacaaatcgggagaagaaaaaaaaattacttggtttcacacatgaactttaaaaaaacaaacaaaaaaaatcaatcatgaAAAAACAATCATGAACAGTAGATTATCCTGGCAAATTGTTTggatcaacagaaaaaaattcTCCCTTGCCTCTCGGGGCTTCTTTACTGTTTTCACCTGTGACTACCtgtggagaaaaacaaatcatgtgcgaaaaaactgtttgtttttcaggtgtttttgaatgtttaaaacCTGACTGACGGGGGAAAaaatcaggagaaaaaaaaatcacttggtttcacacatgaaagaaaatgaattaaaacaattttctttttaCGTTTTCATGGTCGGGGGGGAAAAATTTATGAGTTTTAGATTATCCTGGCAAATCTTTTATTAACACCAGTTTTAAAGTCATTAACAAAACAATTTAGATCAAACTTTagatcaacagaaaaaaaaaaataaatgtttttttggtttcacAAAAAATCTCTTgaaaaaacttatttttttcacagatggggaaaaaaatgttgcaaGAAAGATTATTCTGGCAAAACCTTTATTCACACCTGTTCTCAGGTCATAAACACAGAAGAGAACAATTCATCTCAAACTTAAGTAATGGATCaacggaaagaaaaaaacatctcaatTGCCCTTGAGGGCAATAATTTCATCTGTTACAAcctttggggggaaaaaaaaaaaactgatttttttttttaaatgtgtaaaacccAAGTGATTTTCTTTCTGAAATTTCAAACCTCCTTTGCCCCTCTGAGCTTCTGTATAAACTTGTATGTGGTCAATGCTGTAATGGAAAAATATTGTCTCTGAATTTTTGTGgatattta from the Sparus aurata chromosome 4, fSpaAur1.1, whole genome shotgun sequence genome contains:
- the ubl7b gene encoding ubiquitin-like protein 7 isoform X1, encoding MNMSVMVEMTSSEWQLSLKLVDQPKSTFHFPEMMPGDVSPGGYRVATLKQLVAAQFPDSIPDPELIELVHCGRKLKDELTLDASGIQPGSTVHILKKTWPEPESNAEPVNRATAAREFRVFHAALHSLNSAYRDSVYKMLTNKESLDQIIVATPGLRSDPVALGVLQDKDLFVQFTDPNMLDVLISSHPALVNAIILVLHSVAGSMPAQSSASSSRNVSASSYSDMPGGFMFEGMSDDEEDFQSGSPAGPSSRAGGSAGMRPVSLSHSGATGPRPITQSELATALALASTPDSSAVTPTTSSQADPSSSVAPMPAGTPVSNDLFSQALQQALQASNMSALQGRWQSQMQQLRDMGIQDEELMLRALQATDGDIQAALELIFAGGPGL
- the ubl7b gene encoding ubiquitin-like protein 7 isoform X2, with translation MVEMTSSEWQLSLKLVDQPKSTFHFPEMMPGDVSPGGYRVATLKQLVAAQFPDSIPDPELIELVHCGRKLKDELTLDASGIQPGSTVHILKKTWPEPESNAEPVNRATAAREFRVFHAALHSLNSAYRDSVYKMLTNKESLDQIIVATPGLRSDPVALGVLQDKDLFVQFTDPNMLDVLISSHPALVNAIILVLHSVAGSMPAQSSASSSRNVSASSYSDMPGGFMFEGMSDDEEDFQSGSPAGPSSRAGGSAGMRPVSLSHSGATGPRPITQSELATALALASTPDSSAVTPTTSSQADPSSSVAPMPAGTPVSNDLFSQALQQALQASNMSALQGRWQSQMQQLRDMGIQDEELMLRALQATDGDIQAALELIFAGGPGL